The Desulfobacterales bacterium DNA segment ACGATCTTCCGGTCAAAGTCTTCAATGGCCTGGATCTTTTCAGCGAGCAACCCCTGGTGGCCGGCCTCGTCCGGGGCCTCCACATGGACGAGGACAAAGTCCTTGTCCTGCAACGCCTCCAGGGCGGCCCGGGCCTTGCCCGCATAGTTGGTGTCCAGGTAGCCGGTGGCCCCGGGAACCTCGATGATCTCCAGGCCGCCGTATATCCCGATTCCCTTGAGCAGGTCCACCGCCGAGATCAGGGCCCCGCGGATTCCGTATTGCTCGGTGATGGTCTTCATGGCCGGCGATTTCCCTTCGCCCCAGAGCCAGATCTGGTTTGCCTCCGCCTTGCCGGCCCGGCGCCGGGCCCGGTTCACCGCGTGGCCGGCGAGCAGGGGGCCGGCCCTGGACAGCAACTCGTCCAGATCCGCAACCTTCCGGTACCGTTGCCAGTACCCGGTAACATCCTGCCCGATAAAATCGTGGGGCGGTACGGTGACCAGTCCGTTGAGATCGCCCTTGTAGATCAGCAGGTGCCGGTAGCTGACCCCGGGATAAAAGCGGATCCGGTCCGAACCCAGTTCCCGGTCCAGGGAGCTGATCAGGGCCGCGGCCTCTGCAGTGGAGATATGACCGGCGCTGTAGTCGACCAT contains these protein-coding regions:
- a CDS encoding cofactor-independent phosphoglycerate mutase, which encodes MKYIILVGDGMGDLPLAELDGRTPLQQAATPGMDYLTGHGELYRLKTIPNGFPPGSDVANLSLLGYQPEQCYTGRAPLEAASLKVSLADDEIACRCNLVTLDLGHNGRVGMVDYSAGHISTAEAAALISSLDRELGSDRIRFYPGVSYRHLLIYKGDLNGLVTVPPHDFIGQDVTGYWQRYRKVADLDELLSRAGPLLAGHAVNRARRRAGKAEANQIWLWGEGKSPAMKTITEQYGIRGALISAVDLLKGIGIYGGLEIIEVPGATGYLDTNYAGKARAALEALQDKDFVLVHVEAPDEAGHQGLLAEKIQAIEDFDRKIVRPIFQGLQDSGSEFRLAVAMDHFTPVSLRTHTDSPVPVALYDSRRVHNDSGIGFCEESAERAGTLLESGRVFFEKLLQRTAR